DNA sequence from the Scylla paramamosain isolate STU-SP2022 chromosome 4, ASM3559412v1, whole genome shotgun sequence genome:
aatggaaacatttttttttaatgtagtagACAATGTCCAGAAGCTTTAGACTTACAGGATATTTTATCTTTGAGCACATgagtggtgatttttttttaatgctggtCAGTCTTACCATCCAGTTACTATCCAGTTACTAAGTTGTACAGTAGAAACAATTATTTACACTCAGTCCAGCTCCCACAGGCAGCAGTTTATACAATAGAATATGTGTACAAGGTGGATCTTTTGCCCTGTTTCAGTAGTTCAGCtgtttaatttaaaaaaaaatttggacTGGGTTAATTTCAAGTTCTTGGTCATTTGGAATTGATTTGATATCAGAGGAATTTATTTAATACAAAGTCATACATAGTGATAGGAAATTTGTGCAACACCTCacgtacattttctttttatacacgGCTGATAAGTCAATCTAACATTACTCGAGGCTTTGTGGCTGAGATTCTGTTCTACAAAGTGAAGAAGTATCTTCTCACTCAACTAAATCAGGACTGTCTGGCAAACATAATTTTGAAATTGAGAAATAGATATGGGAATTATGACCATTATATTGTGTATATATCCTGTCAAATGTCTAAACACTGGTGACCAATGAACTTCTGCAAGGTTCAGCATCAGGTAATCGTGAAGTAGAGAGTCATAATCCCCATGGTCTCCAATTTGGAATCAGATGCTCTCATGACACATAGACAATGATTCAAAAACTGAAGAGCCACTGCCTGGCAAAATGGCTTAATAAAAATGCACCTGCCTCTATTGTGTAGTGGACATGCAAACTTTTATTTGAAAGGGCATGACTGGCAAACATGTTTTGCATTACATAACAGAAACATGAATCCTGCAAAATTTAGACATCTTTAAGCATTAATCAGAACAGAAAATGTACATATGGAGGGGTTCCATGCCCAAAAACAGTATAACGGTATTTTATTTGGAGAAAGCTGTCTGGTATAATGGAGAAAGCTATAATGGGCAGTAATCACCTGTACCTTGGAGAAAATTAGAAATTCACTTTGTTTCCCTGCTTCCCTAGAGTTGTGTTCCACCCAAGTACACAGTggttcacttttatttatattgtataTACTTTTACATAATTAGAGGAATGAGATAAAAATAGGTTATCATGACAAAGTGAAACACTTAACATATCTGTGTGTATATCCTGACAAATTGAAACACTTACCACAcacctgtgtatatatatatatatatatatatatatatatatatatatatatatatatatatatatatatatatatatatatatatatatatatatatatatatattatatttatttatttatttatttattttatttattttttttccagctgaCCTGATGCTGATTTGGCAGGTTAGTACATACCAAATATTGACAACGTACAAAAGCATTCATATTTTTATGgtatgtgtattttatttatacagTGTATTTATTGTATGCATACAAATATTTCATATCATTGAGTTGTATCCTGCTTGTGTGCCTTTAATGACAGAAAGGTGCTGTTCTGTCCTTTGTAAAGTGCTGTTCTGTCTTCCTATGTTATAAGCCTAGTTAGTGCCTGTAATGTGCTTTGATCTTCTGTCATCCACTTTTTGCTTAAGTCTGAAATATACCTATtgttgttaaaaaaaaacatgcacacaTCTTAATGCACTACTATTACACAACACAGTATACCAACAGATTTCACACATTAGTAAAGAACAGGGTTGTGGTTTCACTACGTTAAAGTTTTGTTGATACACGCATCAGCGGGAATACATTTCAGTGCATTTTCTCAATTAATTCCTATTTTACTATGTAGTCAAAATAATTTAGATCCAAGAAAATAATACCAAGAACCTATTTTCACTCCATAAATCTAAAACTGACAGGTTGTGAGTGTGCATTCTAGCAGCAGACAGTGACTGATGTATGACTGATGACTTCTGACAGGCATAAAAGATTGATGGTCATAAATTCTGTTAGGTATGACATTTACTTACCGTTGACCATAAGGAGTTAGCTACAATCAACCATAACCACTATGAAGAATATAGGCTAAGAAGATCTATTCACATTTCAGACACCTGGCACTTAACAGCAGGACAGAACAGCACCTTTCTGGCATCAAAGATACTCACAGCAAGATGGTTAAATGCTttgatgaaaaacactaaatgTAGGTCAATATTATGCATGTAGTACGTACTTtgcataaataaaatacatcgTAAAAGTGATATGGATGTATTTGTAAGTTAATGTACCCAAAGGTATCAACCTGACAGATCTGCATGGCAGCAAGGATTTTGCCATGAATGAGCTCAGCGGAGGATGTCCTGATactgaggaggatgaggagagcgACCAATTTTCTTCAGTTAAGGTTGCCAGAGAAGACTTCAGCTGGCGGTGAAAGCACTTGACTGTGCTGCTGTTAGCTTATGGATGGTAGCCAGAGGTCCTGTAGCGGCAGATACCAAGGAGAGTCACAACTTTGTTCCATATGCTGGAATCAAGCTGACTGCCAACGGTCAGAGGTGAGGTTTACAGGCACACTAAACCTGGAGATTCACGTGGCAATGAAGGTGTATGCAACAGAGTTAGTGGTTATGTTTGCCAGGGGTGCAGCCTTAGGCCAGTGTGTGAAATGGTCCAATGGTCCACACAGGTCAGCAGGTACTGTAGGTTGCCCACTGAGCCATATATGTAAGGTCATGTCTCTTAGGGCTGTCACCATAAGGGGCTTGAATTAAAGTCtaggagacagacaaacaaacattctATTCTTATTCCAGCTACAATGGACACAGTAATCCTGGCTTTCTCTAGTGCGTGTCTTTGCGACACAAGTTTGGCTGCaatagtatgtgtgtgtaggatacaagtatgtgtgtctctgtctgtccttcctaACTAAATGATATTCCTAAACCTTTCCCCCACCAAGTTCAGAGCAAAATCTTGAACTTATGACTGGCTGCTGTAACCTCTTGCTTGCACAGGTGCCTGGAACATCAAAGCAGTGGTGTGGATCATGGGTTGCAGGGACATCTGTCAAGGGGTTCACAGAGGCAGCATCTGGGCGTAGAAATCGGGGATTCCCATCTCAGGACACAGGCCACACGGTAGGCAGACATTGTGTTGATGCGGTTCATGGTATACCAATACTGTGCCCACCTGGTCCCAGCAGGTGGTCCTGGGATTCTGGATGTGTACTCGCTGGTTAACATCAAGGGCAGGCAGTGTTTGGGTATGTCTCCCGCTACAATAACAACTTCCTATTCTCACTGTGTTGTGTGTCAGGCAGGCACAGTCCTCCTTGGTGGGTTGCCACTCTGTCTTGTATGCTTTAGGATGGGCTGGCATGCAGGTGCAGAGGGGTGGCTGTATAGCACTTGTGCCAGAGAACATCCAGTGTGGCTTGGTGTATTCTGCACCTCCAGAAGTCCACGATCGAACGCCCCACAGTCAATGTTGCCTGAGGGAGTGATCTTCATGATTAAGTGCTGACAACTTTGACTGATGCCTTGGCATTACTGTTGGCTTGCAGGCATTTAAGTGAGGTAACCAGGTTCTGGAAGTCCCAGCATTTTGGAAAGTCAGTAAATTCTCAAACTTGTCTGCATCAAGTGTGATACCATTCTCCTGCCACCTGGTAAAAATGGTGTTGGTGCGGTCGAGGTGTAGTAGTAGATCATGATCGTGAATGAGATCATCATCCACCACTTTAACACAGTTGGGGACACCTTATAGTGCCTTGTCCCCTCAAATGCAGAAGGTGTCACCCGTTGCTGCAAATCCCATGGAGGCAGAGGCATTTCAAGCAACCGTAAGGTGTTGTTATTAACATGGTGAGTGTGGCTGGTCCTTCTCACCCAGCTCAAGCTGCCAGTAGTATCTTTGCAGGGCATCAACTGTAGTGAAGTAGTGAACCTAAAGATC
Encoded proteins:
- the LOC135098093 gene encoding uncharacterized protein LOC135098093 isoform X5; translated protein: MVARGPVAADTKESHNFVPYAGIKLTANGQRCLEHQSSGVDHGLQGHLSRGSQRQHLGVEIGDSHLRTQATRCLLPPLVELV
- the LOC135098093 gene encoding uncharacterized protein LOC135098093 isoform X4; this translates as MVARGPVAADTKESHNFVPYAGIKLTANGQRCLEHQSSGVDHGLQGHLSRGSQRQHLGVEIGDSHLRTQATRRCLLPPLVELV